A single window of Actinoallomurus bryophytorum DNA harbors:
- a CDS encoding MarR family winged helix-turn-helix transcriptional regulator, producing the protein MTDEGVRLADELMTVNAAMRRLVRRRLREEVPPRLRPAQVELMAVVGGRPGISVAAAARELRLADNSVSTLVNQLLAAGMLRRETDPEDRRAVRLELTPAAQRHMADWRDRRARLVGTRIQELPAEDRAAIAAALPALGRLLTSLQEPAEARPNDTSGGRR; encoded by the coding sequence GTGACCGATGAAGGGGTACGGCTGGCCGACGAGCTCATGACCGTGAACGCGGCCATGCGGCGGCTCGTACGGCGGCGGCTGCGTGAAGAGGTGCCGCCCCGGCTCCGTCCCGCGCAGGTGGAGCTGATGGCCGTCGTCGGCGGACGTCCCGGGATCAGCGTCGCCGCCGCAGCGCGTGAGCTGCGTCTCGCCGACAACTCCGTGAGCACCCTGGTCAACCAGCTGCTCGCCGCCGGGATGCTGCGCCGCGAGACCGATCCCGAGGACCGCCGGGCCGTACGCCTGGAGCTCACGCCCGCGGCGCAGCGGCACATGGCGGACTGGCGCGATCGCCGGGCGCGGCTGGTCGGCACACGGATCCAGGAGTTGCCGGCCGAGGACCGGGCGGCGATCGCGGCCGCACTGCCCGCGCTCGGGCGGCTGCTGACCAGCCTGCAGGAGCCGGCCGAAGCTCGGCCGAATGACACCTCTGGGGGTCGAAGATGA
- a CDS encoding MFS transporter produces MDSSAPIGTARKWATLAISCLAVLVLSIDLTALHLAIPNLIDDLSPSGTQILWIADVYGFALAGLLVTMGGIGDRIGRKKLLLIGTAAFAATSALTAYATSPEMLIAARALLGIAGATIMPSTLSLTRNVFTDAKERTTAVGIGSGIGALGVGLGPIMGGALLDHFWWGSVFLINVPIMAVVFVAGLFVLPESRNPRPGRIDVPSVPLSIIGVLGVVYAITEAGHSGIAETKVGVGFVIGVIGLAAFVWRQSRLSVPLIDIRLFRNPAFSGSIGANLFAMFALVAQSLVFSQYFQLVLHWSPLQAGLAGLPGGVAAAVGGAALAAPLITLMGRARVVALGLAISAVGFALYTLTGTESDYWTLLLAMIPCGLGVGMAMTVTGDTILASVPKDRAGAASAISETATELGGALGLAVLGSALTAAYRTSLRLPEGLPAGADRGVRDSIGGALEIAATLPVRLATQVTGAAQHAFVDGMHTAVLCSAGLSALTGLAALFALRTVPKVIPEHLEEADPAPEDGYLTPAG; encoded by the coding sequence ATGGACTCCTCCGCTCCCATCGGGACCGCCCGCAAGTGGGCGACGCTCGCGATCTCGTGTCTGGCCGTGCTCGTCCTCTCCATCGACCTGACCGCGCTCCACCTGGCCATCCCCAACCTGATCGACGACCTGAGCCCGTCCGGCACGCAGATCCTGTGGATCGCCGACGTGTACGGCTTCGCGCTCGCCGGGCTGCTCGTCACCATGGGCGGCATCGGCGACCGTATCGGCCGCAAGAAACTGCTGCTCATCGGCACCGCCGCGTTCGCCGCCACGTCGGCGCTGACCGCGTACGCCACCAGTCCGGAGATGCTGATCGCCGCGCGGGCCCTGCTCGGGATCGCCGGCGCGACCATCATGCCGTCCACGCTGTCGCTCACCCGCAACGTGTTCACCGACGCCAAGGAGCGCACCACGGCGGTCGGCATCGGCAGCGGCATCGGCGCGCTCGGGGTGGGGCTCGGACCGATCATGGGCGGAGCCCTGCTGGACCACTTCTGGTGGGGATCGGTGTTCCTCATCAACGTGCCGATCATGGCCGTCGTGTTCGTCGCCGGGCTGTTCGTGCTGCCCGAGTCGCGCAACCCCCGCCCCGGCCGCATCGACGTGCCGAGTGTGCCGTTGTCGATCATCGGTGTCCTGGGCGTCGTCTACGCCATCACCGAGGCCGGCCACAGCGGCATCGCCGAGACCAAGGTCGGGGTCGGCTTCGTCATCGGCGTCATCGGGCTGGCGGCGTTCGTGTGGCGGCAGTCCCGGCTGTCCGTGCCGCTCATCGACATCCGGCTGTTCCGTAACCCGGCGTTCTCCGGGTCGATCGGCGCGAACCTGTTCGCCATGTTCGCGCTGGTCGCGCAGTCCCTGGTCTTCTCCCAGTACTTCCAGCTCGTCCTTCACTGGTCACCGCTGCAGGCCGGCCTGGCCGGGCTGCCGGGCGGCGTCGCGGCGGCGGTCGGCGGAGCGGCGCTGGCCGCGCCGCTGATCACCCTGATGGGCCGCGCCCGTGTCGTCGCGCTCGGCCTGGCGATCTCCGCCGTCGGGTTCGCGCTGTACACGCTGACCGGCACCGAGTCGGACTACTGGACGCTCCTGCTCGCGATGATCCCGTGCGGCCTGGGCGTCGGGATGGCGATGACCGTCACCGGCGACACGATCCTGGCCTCGGTGCCCAAGGACCGGGCGGGCGCGGCCTCCGCGATCTCCGAGACCGCCACCGAGCTCGGCGGCGCCCTGGGCTTGGCCGTACTCGGCAGCGCCCTGACCGCCGCGTACCGCACCAGCCTCCGGCTCCCCGAGGGTCTGCCCGCGGGTGCCGACCGCGGTGTCCGTGACTCGATCGGGGGCGCCCTCGAGATCGCCGCCACCCTGCCCGTACGGCTCGCCACGCAGGTCACCGGCGCCGCCCAGCACGCGTTCGTGGACGGGATGCACACCGCGGTCCTCTGCAGCGCCGGGCTCTCCGCGCTGACCGGCCTGGCCGCCCTGTTCGCCCTCCGCACCGTCCCCAAGGTCATCCCCGAACACCTCGAAGAGGCCGACCCGGCCCCGGAGGACGGGTACCTGACACCCGCCGGCTGA
- a CDS encoding DUF2891 domain-containing protein, translating into MTALTEVAARYACVAASNIATEFPHATQHVVRRRDEASRPRELHPAFHGSYDWHSCVHMHWLLVRLLGELPDEVDPDQIRDTLDATLTVPAVEAEAAHLRANPSFERPYGWAWAVALAAACETCPDPAARPWAAALSPLTEAIEELSVGWLDRAVAPVRHGVHSNTAFAMALLHESGTMLGRDRLVAMIGKRAVDWFGDDRDYPADWEPSGQDFLSPALCEADLMRRVLPARDFPDWLAGFLPGLAEGLPSALFTPAGVQDGADGQQVHLYGLNLSRAWQFRLLAGALPEDDARTAPLREAAGHHRDASLPYVTGQGFVSDHWLATFAYLALTS; encoded by the coding sequence ATGACCGCGCTCACCGAGGTGGCCGCGCGCTACGCGTGTGTGGCCGCGAGCAACATCGCCACAGAGTTCCCGCACGCCACCCAGCACGTGGTGCGCCGGCGTGACGAGGCGTCCCGGCCCCGCGAGCTGCATCCCGCGTTCCACGGTTCCTACGACTGGCACTCGTGCGTCCACATGCACTGGCTGCTGGTCCGGCTCCTGGGCGAGCTGCCGGACGAGGTCGATCCCGACCAGATCCGCGACACACTCGACGCGACGCTGACCGTACCGGCGGTCGAGGCCGAGGCGGCGCACCTGCGGGCGAACCCGTCGTTCGAGCGTCCGTACGGCTGGGCCTGGGCGGTCGCCCTGGCCGCCGCGTGCGAGACCTGCCCGGACCCCGCCGCTCGCCCGTGGGCGGCGGCGCTGAGCCCGCTCACCGAGGCGATCGAGGAACTCTCCGTCGGCTGGCTGGACCGTGCCGTGGCCCCGGTCCGGCACGGTGTCCACTCCAACACCGCGTTCGCGATGGCGCTCCTGCACGAGAGCGGCACCATGCTGGGCCGTGACCGGCTGGTCGCCATGATCGGCAAGCGGGCGGTGGACTGGTTCGGCGACGACCGCGACTATCCGGCGGACTGGGAACCCAGCGGCCAGGACTTCCTGTCACCGGCGCTGTGCGAGGCGGACCTGATGCGCCGCGTCCTGCCGGCCCGCGACTTCCCCGACTGGCTCGCCGGCTTCCTGCCGGGCCTGGCCGAAGGCCTCCCCAGTGCCCTGTTCACTCCGGCCGGCGTGCAGGACGGAGCCGACGGCCAGCAGGTGCACCTGTACGGTCTGAACCTCTCCCGCGCCTGGCAGTTCCGCCTGCTGGCCGGCGCCCTGCCCGAGGACGACGCGCGTACGGCACCCCTGCGCGAGGCCGCCGGGCACCACAGGGACGCGAGCCTCCCGTACGTCACGGGCCAGGGCTTCGTCAGCGACCACTGGCTGGCCACGTTCGCCTACCTGGCCCTGACCTCCTGA
- a CDS encoding GntR family transcriptional regulator, which produces MSGEGSTAGSETLGSRLAGLSGARVLLDRTSTVSKLADALRTQIIEGALPPGTQLAEHAAADALGVSRNTLREAFRLLAHERLVIHEPHRGVFVRTLDADDVRDIYTTRRLVECAAVLAGGAGREAVAEIRAAVDTAEVAATEERWNDVGTADLRFHSAIVALAGSRRLNDLMRRILAELRLVFHVMDDPHRFHEPYVRRNAEIVTLIERGRGTDAADALTAYLDDAEAQLLGGIAERGRTGP; this is translated from the coding sequence GTGTCCGGCGAAGGCTCCACGGCAGGGTCCGAAACCCTGGGGTCGCGCCTGGCGGGGCTGTCCGGTGCGCGCGTCCTGCTCGACCGGACCAGCACGGTCTCCAAACTCGCGGACGCCCTGCGCACACAGATCATCGAAGGCGCCCTGCCGCCGGGCACCCAGCTCGCCGAGCACGCGGCCGCCGATGCGCTCGGCGTCTCACGCAACACGCTCCGCGAGGCGTTTCGGCTGCTCGCGCACGAACGCCTGGTGATCCACGAGCCGCACCGCGGCGTGTTCGTGCGCACCCTGGACGCCGACGACGTCCGTGACATCTACACCACGCGGCGGCTGGTCGAATGCGCCGCCGTGCTCGCCGGGGGAGCCGGGCGGGAGGCCGTGGCCGAGATCCGGGCGGCGGTGGACACCGCCGAGGTCGCGGCCACCGAAGAGCGCTGGAACGACGTGGGCACCGCCGACCTGAGGTTCCACTCGGCGATCGTCGCGCTGGCCGGCAGCCGCCGGCTGAACGACCTGATGCGCCGCATCCTCGCCGAGCTGCGGCTGGTCTTCCACGTGATGGACGACCCGCACCGCTTCCACGAGCCGTACGTCCGCCGCAACGCCGAGATCGTCACCCTCATCGAGCGGGGCCGCGGGACCGACGCCGCCGACGCGCTGACCGCCTACCTCGACGACGCCGAGGCCCAGCTCCTCGGCGGCATCGCCGAACGCGGCCGCACCGGCCCGTGA
- a CDS encoding LacI family DNA-binding transcriptional regulator yields MRRPTLEAVAARAGVSRATVSRVVNGATNVKPGVRAAVIQAVEELGYIPNSAARSLVTQRTDSIALVVSEPPSRVFSDDPFFSAAIRAVSQELEAADRQVLLMLASSPAGHARVERYVAGGHVDGVILLSMHGADPLPATLGRSRVPMVSHGRPVSSLPVPYCDCDNHGGARDAVEHLIGLGRRRIATIGGPPDMTAAQDRLDGYRAALADAGRAPLVATGDFTRESGAAAMRLLLAEDPGIDAVFAASDLMAIGALGALRSAGRRVPDDVAVAGFDDIGLARFSEPPLTTVRQPVVEVAACIVQMLLAADPPTEPVILPTKLIVRESA; encoded by the coding sequence ATGAGGCGACCCACACTCGAAGCGGTGGCGGCGCGGGCCGGGGTGTCGCGGGCCACGGTGTCCCGTGTCGTCAACGGCGCCACGAACGTCAAGCCCGGCGTGCGTGCCGCCGTCATCCAGGCCGTCGAGGAGCTCGGTTACATCCCGAACTCCGCGGCCCGCAGCCTGGTCACCCAGCGCACCGACTCGATCGCCCTGGTCGTCTCCGAGCCGCCGTCACGGGTCTTCTCCGACGACCCGTTCTTCTCCGCCGCCATCCGCGCGGTGAGCCAGGAGCTGGAGGCGGCCGACCGGCAGGTCCTCCTGATGCTGGCCTCGTCCCCCGCCGGCCACGCCCGGGTGGAGAGGTACGTCGCGGGCGGCCACGTCGACGGGGTGATCCTGCTGTCGATGCACGGCGCGGACCCGCTGCCGGCGACGCTGGGCCGCTCACGGGTGCCGATGGTCTCCCACGGGCGGCCGGTGTCCTCGCTGCCGGTGCCGTACTGCGACTGCGACAACCACGGCGGCGCACGAGACGCCGTGGAGCACCTGATCGGCCTGGGCCGGCGTCGCATCGCCACCATCGGCGGCCCACCGGACATGACCGCCGCGCAGGACCGCCTCGACGGCTACCGGGCGGCACTGGCCGACGCGGGCCGCGCGCCACTCGTGGCGACGGGCGACTTCACCCGCGAGTCCGGGGCGGCCGCGATGCGGCTGCTGCTGGCCGAGGATCCCGGGATCGACGCGGTCTTCGCCGCCTCGGACCTGATGGCGATCGGCGCACTGGGCGCGCTGCGTTCGGCGGGCCGGCGGGTCCCCGATGACGTCGCGGTGGCCGGCTTCGACGACATCGGCCTCGCCAGGTTCAGCGAACCGCCCCTCACCACCGTCCGCCAGCCGGTCGTCGAGGTCGCCGCCTGCATCGTCCAGATGCTGCTCGCCGCCGACCCGCCGACCGAGCCCGTCATCCTGCCGACCAAGCTCATCGTCCGCGAGTCCGCCTGA
- a CDS encoding ABC transporter ATP-binding protein → MSDENTTYAVVCRGLRHSFGGAVAVDDIDLDVVEGEIFGLLGPNGAGKTTTIRLITTLLPAGPGMVEVFGRDVSRHRMAVRRTIGYLPQQLSADGALTGRENVELFARLFDVPRSARRERVREVLSSVGLADAAERRAQTYSGGMIRRLELAQALISAPRLLILDEPTIGLDPVARDSVWERIQEVRRATGMTVLVTTHYMDEADQYCNRIALMHRGRIRALGTPADLKSDLEPGATLEEVFRTYTGDQLDEPGDDFRDARRTRRTASRLG, encoded by the coding sequence ATGAGTGACGAGAACACCACGTACGCGGTCGTCTGCCGGGGTCTGCGGCACTCGTTCGGCGGTGCCGTGGCCGTGGACGACATCGATCTCGATGTGGTCGAGGGCGAGATCTTCGGGCTGCTCGGCCCGAACGGCGCGGGCAAGACCACGACGATCCGCCTGATCACCACCCTGCTTCCGGCCGGTCCGGGGATGGTCGAGGTGTTCGGGCGTGACGTGTCCCGCCACCGGATGGCGGTCCGCCGCACCATCGGCTACCTGCCGCAGCAGCTGTCCGCGGACGGCGCGCTGACCGGCCGGGAGAACGTCGAGCTGTTCGCCCGGCTCTTCGACGTCCCGCGGTCCGCCCGGCGGGAGCGCGTACGCGAGGTGTTGTCCTCCGTGGGTCTCGCGGACGCGGCCGAGCGGCGCGCGCAGACGTACTCAGGTGGCATGATCCGCCGGCTCGAGCTGGCCCAGGCCCTGATCAGCGCACCGCGGCTGCTCATCCTCGACGAGCCGACGATCGGGCTCGACCCGGTGGCGCGTGACAGCGTCTGGGAGCGCATCCAGGAGGTGCGCCGTGCCACCGGCATGACCGTCCTGGTGACCACGCACTACATGGACGAGGCCGACCAGTACTGCAACCGGATCGCGCTCATGCACCGCGGGCGGATCAGGGCACTGGGCACGCCGGCCGATCTCAAGTCCGACCTCGAACCCGGAGCCACGCTCGAGGAGGTGTTCCGCACCTACACCGGCGACCAACTCGACGAACCAGGAGACGACTTCCGTGACGCACGCCGTACCCGCCGTACCGCCAGCCGGCTCGGCTGA
- a CDS encoding DUF979 domain-containing protein encodes MIKVEWFYWLCGAIFIAVAALTFADATNARRHGSGAFWGLLGGAFIYSTFVVHKTAPAWVLGLAVIVMALLVATGQLGRGETPGPTRAEQEGGADRFGNRLFVPALTIPVVVIIFAVGLAKIHVGDEPLLEKSSETLIGLGVASILAVVIAFVMLRPKSPLAPLQEGRRLLEAIGWAAVLPQMLATLGQLFVAAGVGDQVGRITKNVLPDNSLIGSVLVYCVGMALFTIIMGNAFGAFPIMTAAIGYPVLVQHFGGNAAAVFAIGMLAGFCGTLCTPMAANFNIVPAALLEMKDKYGPIKAQIPTAIPLLACNVALMYFLAF; translated from the coding sequence ATGATCAAGGTCGAGTGGTTCTACTGGCTGTGCGGCGCGATCTTCATCGCGGTCGCGGCCCTGACCTTCGCCGACGCGACCAACGCCAGGCGGCATGGCAGCGGCGCGTTCTGGGGGCTGCTCGGCGGCGCCTTCATCTACAGCACGTTCGTGGTGCACAAGACCGCTCCGGCATGGGTACTGGGGCTGGCCGTGATCGTGATGGCGCTGCTGGTCGCGACCGGTCAGCTCGGCCGGGGCGAAACCCCCGGACCGACGCGGGCCGAGCAGGAGGGCGGCGCCGACCGGTTCGGCAACCGGCTCTTCGTCCCCGCGCTGACGATCCCCGTCGTAGTGATCATCTTCGCCGTCGGCCTCGCCAAGATCCACGTCGGTGACGAGCCGCTGCTGGAGAAGTCTTCCGAGACCCTGATCGGCCTCGGCGTCGCCTCGATCCTGGCGGTCGTCATCGCGTTCGTGATGCTGCGGCCGAAGTCCCCTCTCGCGCCTCTGCAGGAGGGCCGGCGGCTGCTAGAGGCGATCGGCTGGGCCGCGGTGCTCCCGCAGATGCTCGCCACGCTCGGCCAGTTGTTCGTCGCGGCCGGGGTCGGCGACCAGGTCGGCCGGATCACCAAGAACGTCCTCCCGGACAACTCGCTGATCGGCAGCGTCCTCGTCTACTGCGTCGGCATGGCGCTGTTCACCATCATCATGGGCAACGCGTTCGGGGCGTTCCCGATCATGACCGCCGCGATCGGGTATCCCGTGCTGGTGCAGCACTTCGGCGGCAACGCGGCCGCGGTCTTCGCGATCGGCATGCTGGCGGGGTTCTGCGGCACGCTGTGCACGCCGATGGCCGCCAACTTCAACATCGTCCCGGCGGCGCTGCTGGAGATGAAGGACAAGTACGGGCCGATCAAGGCCCAGATCCCCACCGCGATCCCGCTCCTGGCGTGCAACGTCGCACTCATGTACTTCCTGGCTTTCTGA
- a CDS encoding ABC transporter permease, whose amino-acid sequence MTHAVPAVPPAGSADPPSWITWRLLPARVVAMCVVELQKIRHDRTELYTRAIQPALWLLIFGETFSRLRAIPTGKVPYLDYLAPGILAQSTLFIAIFYGIQIIWERDAGVLAKLLVTPTPRAALVTGKAFAAGMRALTQAVAILVLSAILGVTLTLNPLRWLGVVVIVMLGTAFFSCLSMTIAGLAMSRDRLMGIGQAITMPLFFGSNALYPVDLMPRWLRVISHINPLSYEVDALRHLLIGTPGNLLLDIGVLLVAAAVGITTSSALLGRLVR is encoded by the coding sequence GTGACGCACGCCGTACCCGCCGTACCGCCAGCCGGCTCGGCTGACCCGCCGTCCTGGATCACCTGGCGCCTGCTGCCGGCGCGGGTGGTCGCGATGTGCGTCGTCGAGCTCCAGAAGATCCGGCACGACCGGACCGAGCTCTACACCCGCGCGATCCAGCCCGCCCTGTGGCTGCTGATCTTCGGCGAGACGTTCTCCCGCCTGCGCGCCATCCCCACCGGGAAGGTCCCGTACCTGGACTACCTCGCACCGGGGATCCTCGCGCAGTCCACGCTCTTCATCGCGATCTTCTACGGGATCCAGATCATCTGGGAACGCGACGCGGGCGTACTGGCCAAGCTCCTGGTCACCCCCACACCGCGCGCCGCGCTCGTCACCGGAAAGGCGTTCGCGGCGGGCATGCGGGCGCTCACCCAGGCCGTCGCCATCCTCGTACTGTCGGCGATCCTCGGGGTGACGCTGACGCTCAACCCGCTGCGCTGGCTCGGCGTCGTCGTGATCGTGATGCTCGGCACCGCGTTCTTCTCGTGCCTGTCGATGACCATCGCGGGCCTGGCCATGTCCCGCGACCGCCTGATGGGCATCGGCCAGGCGATCACGATGCCGCTGTTCTTCGGGTCGAACGCGCTGTACCCCGTCGATCTCATGCCCCGCTGGCTGCGCGTGATCAGCCACATCAACCCGCTGTCGTACGAGGTCGACGCGCTGCGCCACCTGCTCATCGGGACGCCGGGCAACCTGCTCCTCGACATCGGCGTGCTCCTGGTCGCCGCGGCGGTGGGGATCACTACCTCCTCGGCTCTGCTCGGCCGGCTGGTCCGGTAA
- a CDS encoding DUF969 domain-containing protein, producing the protein MLVLIGVLLVVIGFALRLNPLVVVTVAGIITGFLGKLSPVEILNAFGNGFATSRSVTLFILVLPVIGLIERFGLQEQGRRLISRLAALTTGRLLLLYQLIRQVSSALGLATINGPAALVRPLIYPMAEGAAERRFGRALPEAMREKVKAYSASADTVGQFFGEDIFVAIGSILLITGFVDTTYHLKLDALNVALWAIPTAICAYAIHGTRLFLLDRRLDRMAKEAGLITRPPEPEAQEAGR; encoded by the coding sequence GTGCTCGTACTCATCGGCGTTCTGCTCGTCGTCATCGGATTCGCGCTACGGCTCAACCCCCTCGTCGTCGTCACGGTCGCGGGCATCATCACCGGATTCCTCGGCAAGCTCTCGCCGGTGGAGATCCTCAACGCCTTCGGCAACGGTTTCGCGACGAGCCGGTCGGTCACCCTGTTCATCCTCGTCCTGCCTGTCATCGGCCTGATCGAACGCTTCGGCCTCCAGGAGCAGGGCCGGCGGCTGATCTCCAGGCTCGCCGCCCTCACCACCGGCCGCCTGCTGCTCCTCTACCAGCTCATCCGCCAGGTCAGCTCGGCGCTGGGGCTGGCCACGATCAACGGGCCGGCGGCACTGGTCCGCCCGCTGATCTATCCGATGGCCGAAGGCGCCGCCGAGCGGCGCTTCGGCAGGGCGCTTCCCGAGGCCATGCGAGAGAAGGTCAAGGCGTACTCGGCCAGCGCGGACACGGTGGGGCAGTTCTTCGGCGAGGACATCTTCGTCGCCATCGGCTCGATCCTGCTGATCACCGGCTTCGTCGACACGACGTACCACCTGAAGCTCGACGCGTTGAACGTCGCGCTGTGGGCCATCCCGACGGCGATCTGCGCGTACGCGATCCACGGCACGCGTCTCTTCCTCCTGGACCGCCGGCTCGACCGGATGGCCAAGGAGGCGGGTCTCATCACGCGACCGCCGGAGCCCGAGGCACAGGAGGCCGGTCGATGA
- a CDS encoding aerobic carbon-monoxide dehydrogenase large subunit produces MTHTAGTPRHHGFGPMRRKEDARFIRGRGKYVDDIKLPGMLHGAILHSPHAHARIRSIDVGAAEAHPKVKAVITGETLEAMNLAWMPTLSNDVQAVLATDKVRFQGQEVAFVIAEDHYSARDALELIDVDYDPLPVVSDARTAMDEDAPVIRDDLEGRKDNHIFDWEAGDRARTEEVFAVADVVVSQDMLYPRVHPAPLETCGIVADMDKVTGKLTVWATTQAPHAHRTLYALVAGLPEHKIRVISPDIGGGFGNKVGIYPGYVCSIVGSILTGRPVKWVEDRSENLMTTSFARDYHMSGSIAATRDGKVLGVRVKTLADHGAFNGSAQPTKFPAGFFHVFTGSYDMQAAHCEVTGVYTNKAPGGVAYACSFRITEAVYLVERLMDLLAAELDVDPAELRMKNLLQPEQFPYTCATGWEYDSGDYATTLRLALEMAGYEALRKEQAEKRARGELMGIGISFFTEAVGAGPRKHMDILGFGMADGAELRVHPTGKAVLRISVQTQGQGHETTFAQIVAEELGIPADDVEVVHGDTDQTPFGLGTYGSRSTPVSGAATAVVTRKVRERARLVAGAMLEADPGDLEWSEGRWFVRGDPNSGVTIQEIAMAAHGSVELPEGVEGHLDATTVYNPPNLTYPYGAYICVVDVDAGTGKVSVRRIIAVDDCGVRINPMIVEGQVHGGLADGIGMALMQVMAFDEDGNHLGASFMDYLLPTSMECPSWELGATVTPSPHHPLGAKGVGESATVGSPPAVVNAVVDALKPYGVRHADIPLTPANVWRTLQGRPFRTDLAIT; encoded by the coding sequence ATGACTCATACGGCCGGGACTCCCCGGCACCACGGCTTCGGCCCGATGCGGCGCAAGGAGGACGCGAGGTTCATCCGCGGCCGGGGAAAGTACGTGGACGACATCAAGCTCCCGGGCATGCTGCACGGCGCGATCCTGCACAGCCCGCACGCCCACGCGAGGATCCGGTCCATCGACGTGGGCGCCGCCGAGGCCCACCCGAAGGTCAAGGCCGTGATCACCGGCGAGACCCTCGAAGCGATGAACCTCGCCTGGATGCCGACGCTGTCCAACGACGTCCAGGCCGTGCTCGCCACCGACAAGGTGCGCTTCCAGGGGCAGGAGGTCGCGTTCGTCATCGCGGAGGACCACTACTCCGCGCGCGACGCGCTCGAGCTCATCGACGTCGACTACGACCCCCTCCCCGTGGTCTCCGACGCGCGTACGGCGATGGACGAGGACGCGCCGGTGATCCGTGACGACCTCGAGGGCCGTAAGGACAACCACATCTTCGACTGGGAGGCCGGCGACCGCGCGCGTACCGAGGAGGTGTTCGCCGTGGCCGACGTCGTCGTGTCCCAGGACATGCTCTATCCCCGCGTGCACCCGGCACCGCTGGAGACCTGCGGCATCGTCGCCGACATGGACAAGGTCACCGGAAAGCTGACCGTCTGGGCGACGACGCAGGCACCGCACGCGCACCGCACGCTGTACGCGCTGGTCGCCGGCCTGCCCGAGCACAAGATCCGGGTGATCTCACCCGACATCGGCGGCGGGTTCGGCAACAAGGTCGGCATCTATCCCGGCTACGTGTGCTCGATCGTCGGCTCCATCCTCACCGGCAGGCCGGTGAAGTGGGTGGAGGACCGGTCCGAGAACCTCATGACCACCTCGTTCGCCCGCGACTACCACATGAGCGGCTCGATCGCGGCGACGCGAGACGGCAAGGTCCTCGGCGTACGGGTGAAGACCCTCGCGGACCATGGCGCGTTCAACGGCTCCGCGCAGCCGACCAAGTTCCCGGCCGGGTTCTTCCACGTCTTCACCGGCTCCTACGACATGCAGGCGGCGCACTGCGAGGTCACCGGCGTCTACACGAACAAGGCGCCGGGCGGAGTCGCGTACGCCTGTTCGTTCCGCATCACCGAGGCGGTCTACCTCGTCGAGCGCCTCATGGACCTGCTCGCCGCCGAGCTGGACGTGGACCCGGCCGAGCTGCGGATGAAGAATCTCCTCCAGCCCGAGCAGTTCCCCTACACCTGCGCGACGGGCTGGGAGTACGACTCCGGCGACTACGCCACGACGCTCCGCCTCGCCCTGGAAATGGCGGGATACGAGGCCCTCCGCAAGGAACAGGCGGAAAAGCGGGCGCGAGGCGAGCTGATGGGCATCGGGATCAGCTTCTTCACCGAGGCCGTCGGCGCCGGCCCCCGCAAGCACATGGACATCCTGGGATTCGGCATGGCCGACGGCGCCGAGCTGCGCGTCCACCCCACCGGGAAGGCCGTGCTGCGGATCTCGGTGCAGACCCAGGGGCAGGGCCACGAGACGACGTTCGCGCAGATCGTCGCGGAGGAACTCGGCATCCCGGCCGACGACGTCGAGGTGGTGCACGGCGACACCGACCAGACGCCGTTCGGGCTCGGCACCTACGGCTCGCGCTCGACCCCGGTGTCGGGAGCCGCGACCGCCGTCGTGACGCGGAAGGTACGGGAGCGTGCCCGGCTCGTCGCCGGGGCGATGCTCGAGGCCGACCCCGGTGACCTGGAGTGGAGCGAAGGACGCTGGTTCGTGCGCGGCGACCCGAACTCCGGCGTGACGATCCAGGAGATCGCCATGGCCGCGCACGGCAGCGTGGAGCTGCCCGAGGGCGTCGAGGGCCATCTCGACGCGACCACGGTCTACAACCCGCCGAACCTCACCTACCCGTACGGCGCCTACATCTGCGTCGTCGACGTCGACGCCGGCACGGGCAAGGTCTCCGTACGGCGCATCATCGCGGTGGACGACTGCGGCGTCCGCATCAACCCGATGATCGTGGAAGGCCAGGTGCACGGCGGCCTCGCGGACGGCATCGGCATGGCGCTGATGCAGGTCATGGCCTTCGACGAGGACGGCAACCATCTGGGCGCGTCGTTCATGGACTACCTGCTGCCGACCTCGATGGAGTGCCCGTCGTGGGAGCTGGGCGCGACCGTCACCCCCTCACCCCACCATCCGCTCGGCGCCAAGGGCGTCGGCGAGTCGGCCACGGTCGGCTCACCTCCGGCGGTGGTGAACGCCGTGGTGGACGCGCTGAAGCCGTACGGAGTCCGGCACGCCGACATCCCGCTCACGCCGGCGAACGTCTGGCGCACCCTGCAGGGCCGTCCGTTCCGTACCGACCTGGCCATCACCTGA